GCCGCCTCAGGTAAATTTAAAGAATCAAGGATTTCTTGATTAAAAAAAACCGTCCCCCCAGTTGCAATAGCACCCATTGCAAGTTCTTCATGCCCAGGAACTCCTAACTTCCGGACAATAAAAACCTCAAGTGGGATTGAAAGTGTAGCTGCAACTTCGTAGGCAACAGGAACGCCACCGCGTGGTAGCGCCAAGACAATGGTATTTGGCTTGTGTGCGTAGTCTTCTAGTAGCCCTGCAAGCATTGTCCCTGCTTCGTAACGGTCAATGAATTTTTCCATATCTTCCAGTCCTAAGTGCTAAAAGAAAGATGCATAAATTGTATTATTCTTATAAAGTATAGCTTGGATAAAATAAGGACGTTTTTATGCACGCCATGCAAATGCAACAACCAAAGCAAGAATTAGTGTGGGTTGAAGTTGGGAAACCTAAACCAGCACCTCACGAAATTCTCATCAAGGTGAGGGCTTGTGGAATTTGTCGGACTGATTTGCATGTTGTCGATGGCGAGCTAGAGAATCCTAAGCTCCCGCTAATTCCGGGTCATCAAATTGTGGGGCATATTGAAAAACTCGGTGAGAAGGTAAAAGGGTTTGAGCTTGGCCAACGGGTTGGTGTGCCATGGTTAGGAGGGAGCTGTGGAAAGTGCAATTTTTGTTTATCTGGACGTGAGAATCTCTGCGATGAAGCGCGTTTTACAGGATATCAAATTGATGGTGGCTTTGCAGAGTATTGCGTAGCCGATTCCCAGTTTTGCTTCCCGATACCCATAGGCTATCCTGATTACCAAGCCGCTCCGTTATTTTGCGCAGGCTTAATTGGCTACCGCGCGCTTTTGAAAACAGGTGATGCAAAACATTTAGGCTTATATGGTTTTGGTGCAGCAGCGCATATTCTCATACAAGTTGCCCGCCAACAAGGTCGAGAGGTGTATGCATTTACTAGTCCTGGTGATCGTGCTGCACAAGATTTTGCCTATCAATTGGGAGCAAGTTGGGCAGGTGGGTCAGATCAAAAAACGCCGCACCTCCTTGAAGCAGCGATAATTTTTGCTCCCGTAGGCAGTCTTGTCCCTTTAGCGCTTCGCAACACGGCAAAAGGGGGTATTGTGGTCTGCGCGGGCATACATATGAGCGATATTCCCCGTTTCCCTTATGAAATTCTTTGGGGAGAGCGTACGTTATGTTCTGTTGCCAATTTGACAAGAAAAGACGGTGAAGAATTTTTATCTTTAGCCCCTACAATTCCAGTCAAAACAGAAGTCCACACCTATCCTTTACGCGAGGTAAATCGAGCTCTTGATGATCTGCGGTACGGCCGATTTACTGGCGCAGCAGTAATAACGATTTGAGCTTAATCCAATCGGCCGGTTTATCGTGTTTGTTCCATTGATAACTTTTGTTACTAAAAATCTCTTCTCTTTAAAGATAGTTCTTTACATAATACGAGCGATTTTTATGCTTCAAGGACTAATTATGAAAAAATCTATGTGTTTAACGGTAATTTCCATGGCTTGTGTCTCGGCATCTTGTTTTGCGGATCCTTCCATTTACCAAAATGCTCGCTTATATATAAACACGGCTTTAAACCGATTAGATGCTGTATCATGTGACAAAACAGCCACGCAATGTGTTGCTGTTGGTTTTGGAGGTGAATACCATTTGCATGAGCGCTTAGCGTATACGAGCCAAGATGGTGGCTTAACTTGGAGCGATCCGATTGCCTTAGCTTCGCCGAAAGAGGAAATTACCCCCGTTTTAAATGACAGTCCAAATCCAGCCAATATTAATTGTGATGAATCTGGCCAACAATGCATCGTGACCAGTTCTGCTATTATTGAAAGGGTACCGACTCCGGTCGTTTATATAACCAAAGATGGCGGTTTAACTTGGAGTGCACCTAAGACTTTGCCTTTGCCAAAGGGAGTTAATAAGACACAAGTTTATGGAAATAATTCGCTTTTTACCGCTATATCGTGTGATCAAGCAGGGGTAGTATGTACGATAGCTGGTGGATTAGCAGGGGATCGTGAAGCGGTTCCTTTAATTTACACAACCAAGAATGCAGGGGAAGTTTGGAAATTATTTAGTTCATTAAGACAACCTTCT
The genomic region above belongs to Legionella micdadei and contains:
- a CDS encoding zinc-dependent alcohol dehydrogenase family protein yields the protein MHAMQMQQPKQELVWVEVGKPKPAPHEILIKVRACGICRTDLHVVDGELENPKLPLIPGHQIVGHIEKLGEKVKGFELGQRVGVPWLGGSCGKCNFCLSGRENLCDEARFTGYQIDGGFAEYCVADSQFCFPIPIGYPDYQAAPLFCAGLIGYRALLKTGDAKHLGLYGFGAAAHILIQVARQQGREVYAFTSPGDRAAQDFAYQLGASWAGGSDQKTPHLLEAAIIFAPVGSLVPLALRNTAKGGIVVCAGIHMSDIPRFPYEILWGERTLCSVANLTRKDGEEFLSLAPTIPVKTEVHTYPLREVNRALDDLRYGRFTGAAVITI